In the Xiamenia xianingshaonis genome, one interval contains:
- a CDS encoding FtsX-like permease family protein has product MLLKLALRNIRRSVRDYAVYFVTLVMGVAVFYAFNSIGSQSVLFDLESSAAEKTFDMVTYFMGLFSVVVACVLAFLVIYANRFLIRRRRHEFGMYFMLGMRGREVSFIVIVETVVVGLVSLAVGLAVGFALSQGLSFATASLFAIPMTRYQFVFSSDALAATLACFVVLFVLVGLFNLVTVGRTKLIDLFTAHVRNERNVVRNPWVCLVGFVASIGILAVAYDRCIKNGLVMFDEQFLLATVLMLVGTLLLFWSLAGFVIAVLTRARGVYLRGLVPFTVRQIASKVNTAFLSLWVVCVMLFFAITTFSCGMGLVQAFTDGAEAANPYDATLSAQIIGEVEGDASSQDARARYLEENYPELYAEATAADWDLGAYLSEHVPGFSDAVSQWAQVDTYEVAGLTFGDLIDAAGLEDAALGREDVRDSMRTQQVQVSGVSQVNDALALQGLDLLNLEENQMLLANNADISAQAAQALAESGVACTVGGRELTMRPEVADFQIQDHMMEATIMLIVVPDDVVEALRDEGAIPWTSVLDVSYVEAGAAGDAALSEALAKAYPTGTELPGSLGEGYASGEVSYERTLWPVSQVITRQDMMDQGSSLRMLITFLAIYIGFVLLITTAAVLAIQQLSEASDSEARYRMLSRLGCDASMLNRSLFVQVLVYFLAPLVVAACHSACAIVAMRETLFSAFGIDATSSIVAAALFTAAVYGVYFLVTYFASRSLVRQAVAVR; this is encoded by the coding sequence ATGTTGCTTAAGTTAGCCTTGCGCAACATCCGTCGGTCGGTGCGCGACTATGCGGTGTACTTCGTCACGCTCGTGATGGGCGTGGCCGTGTTCTATGCGTTCAACTCCATCGGCTCGCAGTCGGTGCTGTTCGATCTGGAATCGTCTGCCGCGGAAAAGACCTTTGACATGGTCACCTATTTCATGGGCCTGTTCTCGGTGGTGGTGGCGTGCGTGCTGGCGTTTCTGGTCATCTACGCGAACCGCTTTCTCATCCGGCGGCGCCGGCACGAGTTCGGCATGTACTTCATGCTGGGCATGCGCGGGCGAGAAGTGTCGTTCATCGTGATCGTGGAGACGGTCGTGGTGGGGCTGGTGTCGCTGGCCGTGGGCTTGGCCGTGGGTTTCGCCTTGTCGCAAGGCCTTTCGTTTGCCACGGCGTCGCTGTTCGCCATTCCGATGACCCGCTACCAGTTCGTGTTCTCGTCCGACGCGCTTGCGGCGACGCTTGCGTGCTTCGTGGTGCTGTTCGTGCTGGTGGGCCTGTTCAACCTGGTCACCGTGGGGCGCACGAAGCTCATCGACCTGTTCACGGCGCACGTGCGTAACGAGCGCAACGTCGTGCGCAACCCGTGGGTGTGCCTTGTGGGATTCGTGGCGTCCATCGGCATTCTGGCGGTGGCCTACGACAGGTGCATCAAAAACGGTCTCGTCATGTTTGACGAGCAGTTTCTGCTGGCCACGGTGCTGATGCTTGTGGGCACGCTGTTGCTGTTCTGGTCGCTTGCGGGGTTTGTCATCGCGGTGCTCACGCGGGCTCGCGGCGTGTATTTGCGCGGGCTGGTGCCGTTCACGGTGCGGCAAATCGCGTCGAAGGTGAACACGGCGTTCCTGTCGCTGTGGGTCGTGTGCGTCATGCTGTTTTTCGCCATTACGACGTTTTCGTGCGGGATGGGGCTCGTGCAGGCGTTCACGGATGGCGCGGAAGCGGCAAACCCCTATGACGCGACGCTGTCTGCCCAGATCATCGGCGAGGTTGAAGGCGACGCTTCGTCCCAGGACGCCCGGGCGCGGTACTTGGAAGAAAACTATCCGGAGCTGTACGCCGAGGCGACGGCGGCCGATTGGGACCTGGGCGCCTATCTGTCCGAGCACGTGCCAGGCTTCAGCGACGCGGTCAGCCAGTGGGCGCAGGTCGACACGTATGAGGTGGCGGGCCTTACGTTCGGCGACCTCATCGATGCGGCCGGTTTGGAGGACGCGGCGCTGGGCCGCGAAGACGTGAGAGATTCGATGCGCACCCAACAGGTGCAGGTGTCGGGCGTGTCGCAGGTCAACGATGCGCTGGCCCTGCAGGGGCTCGACCTGCTGAACCTCGAAGAGAACCAGATGCTGCTGGCGAACAATGCCGACATATCGGCGCAAGCCGCCCAAGCGCTGGCAGAAAGCGGCGTTGCGTGCACTGTGGGTGGGCGCGAGCTGACGATGCGCCCCGAAGTGGCCGACTTCCAGATTCAAGACCACATGATGGAGGCGACCATCATGCTCATAGTGGTGCCCGACGACGTGGTGGAGGCGCTGCGCGACGAGGGGGCCATTCCGTGGACGAGCGTGCTTGACGTGAGCTACGTCGAAGCGGGCGCGGCGGGAGACGCGGCGCTGTCAGAAGCGCTGGCCAAGGCGTATCCGACAGGAACGGAGCTGCCCGGGTCGCTCGGCGAGGGCTATGCGAGCGGCGAGGTGTCGTACGAGCGCACGCTCTGGCCCGTGTCGCAGGTCATCACGCGGCAGGACATGATGGACCAGGGTTCGAGCCTGCGCATGCTCATCACGTTTTTGGCCATCTACATCGGGTTCGTGCTGCTCATCACCACCGCGGCGGTGCTGGCCATCCAGCAGCTGTCCGAAGCGAGCGATTCTGAAGCACGCTACCGCATGCTGTCGCGGTTGGGATGTGACGCGTCCATGCTCAACCGGTCGCTGTTCGTCCAGGTGCTCGTGTACTTCCTGGCGCCGCTTGTCGTGGCCGCCTGCCACAGCGCATGCGCCATCGTGGCGATGCGGGAGACGCTGTTCAGCGCGTTCGGCATCGATGCCACGTCGTCCATCGTGGCGGCGGCGCTGTTCACGGCCGCGGTGTACGGGGTGTACTTCCTGGTCACCTACTTTGCCAGCCGGTCGCTCGTGCGCCAGGCTGTCGCGGTGCGATAG
- a CDS encoding ATP-binding cassette domain-containing protein — MAETVASPTPVMFPGTCGIAGEVATPVLALRNVEKVFGRRGSVTHALNGISFNVGKGEFIGIMGPSGSGKSTLLNCVATIDVPTSGHILVDGQDLTTLSKRQLAAFRRDQMGFVFQDFNLLDTLTAYENIALALTIKHARPSAIPSRVKSIAGTLGIEEVLDKYPYQMSGGQQQRVAAARAIVSDPKLVLADEPTGALDSRSAAVMLDTLDMMNRVLSATIMMVTHDAFAASFAQRVLFIKDGRLFNEIRRGDLSREDFFARILEVVAFLGGDDAHVA, encoded by the coding sequence ATGGCAGAAACAGTTGCCAGCCCGACCCCCGTCATGTTTCCCGGCACCTGCGGCATAGCGGGCGAGGTCGCAACGCCCGTGTTGGCCTTGCGCAACGTCGAGAAAGTGTTCGGGCGGCGCGGCAGCGTGACCCATGCGCTGAACGGCATCAGCTTCAACGTGGGCAAAGGGGAGTTCATCGGCATCATGGGGCCGTCGGGCTCGGGGAAATCCACGCTGCTCAACTGCGTGGCGACCATCGACGTGCCCACGAGCGGCCACATTCTGGTGGACGGCCAAGATCTGACGACGCTTTCCAAGCGGCAGTTGGCGGCGTTTCGCCGCGACCAGATGGGCTTCGTCTTCCAGGACTTCAACCTGCTCGACACGCTGACGGCGTATGAGAACATCGCGCTTGCGCTGACCATCAAGCACGCCCGTCCGTCCGCCATCCCGTCGCGCGTGAAGAGCATCGCCGGCACCCTGGGCATTGAAGAGGTGCTGGACAAATACCCCTATCAAATGTCGGGCGGCCAGCAGCAACGCGTCGCGGCGGCCCGCGCCATCGTGTCGGATCCGAAGCTCGTTTTGGCCGACGAGCCCACCGGCGCTTTGGATTCGCGCTCGGCGGCGGTCATGCTCGACACGCTCGACATGATGAACCGCGTGCTGTCGGCCACCATCATGATGGTCACTCACGACGCTTTTGCCGCCTCGTTCGCCCAACGCGTGCTGTTCATCAAGGACGGCCGGCTGTTCAACGAGATTCGCCGGGGCGACCTTTCGCGCGAGGACTTCTTCGCCCGCATTCTGGAAGTCGTCGCGTTCCTGGGAGGTGACGACGCCCATGTTGCTTAA
- a CDS encoding response regulator transcription factor: MEDAPVIAIVEDDRTLGRELARLLSLAGFSAKLCPDFSCAADWIVGLDAACAVVDLKLPGADGHAVIRDVRARSLVPIIMLTSSDSEFDEVMAMNLGADDYVCKPYRPAALIAHIQALLRRSAPPAASTRIERKGVVLDLAAASVSFGGKSADLTHNELKILGLLMRNPGVVLSRSEIMCELWESDVFIDDNTLTVNVNRLRKTLRSLGVPDDFLVTRRGQGYAV; encoded by the coding sequence GTGGAAGACGCCCCCGTCATCGCTATCGTGGAAGACGACCGCACGCTTGGGCGCGAGCTGGCACGCCTGCTGTCCCTTGCCGGGTTCTCCGCCAAGCTCTGCCCCGACTTCTCGTGCGCGGCCGACTGGATCGTCGGGCTGGACGCGGCCTGCGCGGTGGTGGACTTGAAGCTTCCCGGCGCCGACGGGCACGCCGTCATTCGCGACGTGCGGGCTCGCTCGCTTGTGCCCATCATCATGCTGACCTCGTCGGACAGCGAATTCGACGAGGTCATGGCCATGAACCTGGGGGCCGACGACTACGTGTGCAAGCCCTACCGGCCCGCCGCGCTCATCGCGCACATCCAAGCGCTGCTGCGCCGGTCCGCCCCGCCGGCCGCCTCGACGCGCATCGAGCGCAAAGGCGTCGTGCTGGATCTGGCCGCCGCGTCGGTGTCGTTCGGCGGCAAAAGCGCCGACCTGACGCACAACGAGCTGAAAATCCTGGGGCTTTTGATGCGCAACCCCGGCGTGGTGCTGTCGCGGTCCGAAATCATGTGCGAGCTGTGGGAGTCGGACGTGTTCATCGACGACAACACGCTGACCGTGAACGTGAACCGGCTGCGCAAGACGCTGCGGTCGCTCGGCGTGCCGGACGACTTTCTGGTCACGCGGCGCGGGCAGGGGTATGCGGTATGA